A region of Bradyrhizobium sp. SZCCHNS1050 DNA encodes the following proteins:
- a CDS encoding adenine phosphoribosyltransferase, with protein MTFDLDIKNTVRTIPDYPKPGILFRDITTLLADARAFRRAVDELVHPWAGSKIDKVAGIEARGFILGGAVAHQVSAGFVPIRKKGKLPHKTVSMSYALEYGTDEMEMHVDAVQPGERVILVDDLIATGGTAEGAVKLLRQIGATVVAACFIIDLPDLGGAAKLRALDVPVRTLISFEGH; from the coding sequence ATGACGTTCGATCTGGACATCAAGAACACCGTCCGCACCATTCCGGACTATCCGAAGCCGGGCATCCTGTTCCGGGACATTACGACCCTGCTGGCGGACGCGCGCGCGTTCCGCCGCGCGGTCGACGAATTGGTGCATCCCTGGGCCGGCTCCAAGATCGACAAGGTCGCGGGCATCGAGGCCCGCGGCTTCATCCTCGGAGGCGCAGTGGCGCATCAGGTGTCGGCCGGGTTCGTGCCGATCCGCAAGAAAGGCAAGCTGCCGCACAAGACGGTCAGCATGTCCTATGCGCTGGAGTACGGCACCGACGAGATGGAGATGCATGTCGACGCGGTGCAGCCCGGCGAGCGCGTGATCCTGGTCGACGACCTCATCGCCACCGGCGGCACGGCCGAGGGCGCGGTGAAGCTGTTGCGCCAGATCGGCGCGACCGTGGTGGCGGCCTGCTTCATCATCGACCTGCCGGATCTCGGCGGCGCCGCCAAGCTGCGCGCGCTCGACGTGCCCGTGCGCACGCTGATCTCCTTCGAAGGGCACTGA
- a CDS encoding M48 family metallopeptidase: MAAYGLYTHIASNKTRSVLLLGGLFLLIYVLVFAGALIAEVMINGNGSVAYYMNAATRDLIRALPWATLGAAAWIVIAYFFHQKMIDAVTGGTAVTRQEQPRLYNLLENLCISRGITMPQLKIMDSPALNAFATGLNPRQYAVTVTTGLLDALDDQEIEAVLGHELTHIRNGDVQLMVVAVIIAGVVGFFGELFFRLFTNMSWGGGWGRSSSSSSSSDSDRKGSGGGAIIVVIIAVVLIVVAWLLSQVVKLALSRTREYLADAGSVELTKNPDAMITALRKIEGRGELPGATSAVMELCVDNPREGFADLFATHPSIDARVQALIRFAGGHDPGPLALPTDEAQPDDTGADAPDGDAPPPLPSGGPWGQADGPAPPSGQGQAAPQGPWTTPATGPWGRH; encoded by the coding sequence ATGGCCGCCTACGGTCTCTACACCCACATCGCATCGAACAAGACTCGTTCGGTGCTGCTGCTCGGCGGCCTGTTCCTGCTGATCTACGTGCTGGTGTTCGCCGGCGCGCTGATCGCGGAGGTCATGATCAACGGCAATGGCAGTGTCGCCTATTACATGAACGCGGCCACCCGCGACCTGATCAGGGCGCTGCCCTGGGCCACGCTGGGCGCGGCGGCCTGGATCGTGATCGCCTATTTCTTCCATCAGAAGATGATCGACGCGGTCACCGGCGGGACCGCGGTGACGCGTCAGGAGCAGCCGCGGCTTTACAATCTGCTCGAAAATCTCTGCATCTCGCGCGGCATCACCATGCCGCAGCTGAAGATCATGGACAGCCCGGCGCTGAACGCCTTCGCGACCGGCCTGAACCCGCGGCAATACGCGGTCACCGTCACGACCGGCCTGCTCGACGCGCTCGATGACCAGGAGATCGAGGCGGTGCTCGGCCACGAGCTGACCCATATCCGCAACGGCGACGTCCAACTGATGGTCGTGGCCGTCATCATCGCCGGCGTGGTCGGCTTCTTCGGTGAACTGTTCTTCCGCCTGTTCACCAACATGAGCTGGGGCGGCGGCTGGGGTCGCTCGTCGTCGTCCTCCTCCTCGTCCGACTCCGACCGCAAGGGCTCCGGCGGCGGGGCCATCATCGTCGTGATCATCGCGGTGGTGCTGATCGTGGTGGCCTGGCTGCTGTCCCAGGTGGTCAAGCTGGCCCTGTCGCGCACCCGTGAATACCTTGCCGATGCCGGGTCGGTCGAGCTGACCAAGAATCCGGACGCCATGATCACCGCCCTGCGCAAGATCGAAGGGCGCGGCGAACTGCCGGGCGCCACCTCCGCCGTCATGGAATTGTGCGTCGACAATCCGCGCGAGGGCTTTGCCGACCTGTTCGCCACCCATCCCTCGATCGATGCCCGGGTCCAGGCGCTGATCAGGTTCGCCGGCGGCCATGATCCGGGCCCGCTGGCGCTGCCCACGGACGAGGCACAGCCCGACGATACCGGAGCCGATGCTCCAGACGGCGACGCTCCGCCACCGTTGCCGTCCGGTGGTCCCTGGGGCCAGGCCGATGGCCCGGCCCCGCCATCTGGCCAGGGTCAAGCCGCTCCCCAGGGACCGTGGACCACCCCCGCGACCGGTCCCTGGGGCCGGCACTAG